From a region of the Salvelinus alpinus chromosome 2, SLU_Salpinus.1, whole genome shotgun sequence genome:
- the inpp1 gene encoding inositol polyphosphate 1-phosphatase has translation MADLLKLLLRVAEKAANVARVCRKEAPLFQLLVQEKTGVDKNKKFVQDFKTLADVVIQEMIRHDVGAQFPEMIDHIQGEESNKFENGLGESVIVTVCGTEKETAALLATVLDGDQTAATLLARAIHQDAKLTLTDTGTDELHIPLSPSDLGIWIDPIDATSQYIEGREEAAVEGHLCPSGLQCALVLIGVYLRATGEPVMGVINQPFNHKDPTGWKGKHFWGVSCGSVKACSVLRPKDRPAETTAAGGPGLSVVMSSSEKQAVKEALAPLCGPDRLMYASGAGYKILCVILGLADVYVLSEGSTFKWDSCGPHALLRALGGGMVDLKECLHSSGSSHCQGGHQDQGELTYHQPHTESTGADHWANQGGLVAYLNCQILHKVIGELKGKF, from the exons ATGGCTGATCTGCTGAAGCTGCTGCTGCGTGTGGCAGAGAAGGCGGCCAACGTGGCCCGTGTGTGCAGGAAAGAAGCCCCTCTCTTCCAGCTGCTGGTCCAGGAGAAGACTGGAGTGGATAAGAACAAGAAGTTTGTCCAGGACTTCAAGACGCTGGCTGATGTTGTGATCCAAGAGATGATCCGCCATGATGTTGGAGCTCAG TTTCCTGAAATGATTGACCATATACAAGGAGAGGAGTCTAACAAGTTTGAGAATGGACTAG GGGAGAGTGTGATAGTCACAGTGTGTGGGACGGAGAAGGAGACCGCAGCCCTGCTGGCCACAGTGCTGGATGGGGACCAGACGGCGGCGACTCTCCTGGCGCGTGCCATCCACCAGGACGCTAAGCTCACACTCACTGACACTGGGACAGACGAACTCCACATACCCCTCAGCCCCTCTGACCTGGGCATCTGGATCGACCCCATCG ATGCCACCAGCCAATACATTGAAGGTCGTGAGGAGGCGGCGGTGGAGGGGCATCTCTGTCCGTCAGGTCTGCAGTGTGCCCTGGTCCTGATCGGGGTTTACCTCCGCGCTACTGGGGAACCCGTCATGGGGGTCATCAACCAGCccttcaaccacaaagacccaaCAGG CTGGAAGGGGAAGCATTTCTGGGGTGTGTCGTGTGGGAGCGTCAAAGCCTGCTCGGTGCTCAGACCTAAAGACAGACCTGCAGAGACGACAGCAGCAGGAGGACCAGGGCTCTCAGTGGTGATGAGCTCCAGTGAGAAGCAGGCAGTGAAAGAGGCTTTGGCCCCTCTGTGCGGGCCTGACAGGCTGATGTACGCGTCAGGGGCCGGATACAAGATCCTGTGTGTGATCCTGGGCCTGGCTGACGTCTACGTCCTCTCAGAGGGCAGCACCTTCAAGTGGGACTCCTGCGGCCCCCATGCCCTGCTCCGTGCACTGGGTGGGGGGATGGTGGACCTTAAAgagtgcctccactcctctggcTCCAGCCACTGTCAGGGGGGGCACCAGGACCAGGGGGAACTGACCTACCACCAACCCCACACAGAGAGCACTGGGGCAGACCACTGGGCCAACCAGGGGGGACTGGTGGCCTATCTCAACTGTCAAATTCTCCATAAGGTTATTGGGGAACTGAAGGGCAAGTTTTAA